From one Triticum aestivum cultivar Chinese Spring chromosome 4B, IWGSC CS RefSeq v2.1, whole genome shotgun sequence genomic stretch:
- the LOC123095215 gene encoding putative F-box protein At3g10240: MIGTMSQPGERATENTTLDDDVVTEILLRLPSASVFRSRAVCKAWHRITTDPSFLAAHADRRPAELLVVSRGEPSFLETIPLSLQVDDLTRRRSQLHHPEDCEIGVLLGCCDGLVLFQKSPENLLSNDVFLCNPMTRQWARLDVTPPSCRGLARLCCFYRHCPSGEHRLLVLANEPEPGLAAHYVYTLAAAATSQPEPPRRLGLVADGVVVDLFTNFIHHYADHRGKIHWTVHPLASSTEKILAFDTVSEDFRLISRPPWPRDHYHDEDLCLMELDGRLAVTAPELHGDSMELWVLVDYDDDQSWSRRFRIVLPPLFYPHWWTGTGVPNVVFVASYTHNFKALYHLTEKRIVNQIEYINGTWGYCYLFKDSLVPHSFLNPY, translated from the coding sequence ATGATCGGTACGATGTCGCAGCCGGGCGAACGTGCCACCGAAAACACGACTTTGGACGACGACGTGGTAACGGAGATCCTGCTGAGGCTGCCGTCCGCCTCCGTGTTCCGCTCCCGAGCCGTCTGCAAGGCCTGGCACCGCATCACGACGGACCCttcgttcctcgccgcccacgccgACCGGCGCCCAGCCGAGCTGCTCGTCGTATCAAGAGGGGAACCATCTTTTCTAGAAACCATCCCACTGTCTCTGCAAGTCGACGACTTGACGAGGCGCCGGAGCCAACTCCATCACCCCGAGGACTGTGAGATTGGTGTCCTGCTGGGTTGCTGCGACGGGCTCGTGCTGTTCCAGAAATCCCCTGAAAATTTGTTAAGCAACGATGTCTTCTTGTGCAACCCGATGACCAGGCAGTGGGCGAGGTTGGACGTGACGCCACCTTCTTGCCGCGGCTTGGCTAGGCTGTGCTGCTTCTATAGGCACTGCCCATCAGGCGAGCACCGGCTTCTCGTTCTCGCCAATGAACCAGAACCTGGCTTGGCGGCGCACTATGTTtacacgctcgccgccgccgccacctcacaACCTGAACCTCCTCGCCGCCTCGGACTTGTGGCCGACGGTGTAGTCGTAGACTTGTTCACCAATTTCATCCACCACTACGCCGACCACAGGGGAAAAATTCACTGGACGGTCCATCCTCTGGCCAGTAGCACCGAGAAGATCCTAGCGTTCGACACGGTGTCTGAGGATTTCCGGCTGATATCGCGCCCACCGTGGCCGAGGGATCATTACCACGACGAAGATCTCTGCCTCATGGAGTTGGACGGTAGGCTAGCCGTGACGGCCCCTGAACTCCATGGAGATTCCATGGAACTTTGGGTACTGGTGGACTATGACGACGACCAGAGCTGGTCACGCCGTTTCCGGATCGTCCTGCCGCCGCTGTTCTATCCACATTGGTGGACGGGCACCGGCGTCCCCAACGTCGTTTTCGTAGCAAGCTACACACATAATTTCAAGGCGCTGTACCATCTTACCGAGAAGAGGATCGTAAATCAGATAGAGTATATCAATGGCACATGGGGTTACTGCTACCTCTTCAAGGATAGCCTTGTGCCGCACTCCTTCTTGAATCCTTATTAA